One Terrirubrum flagellatum genomic window carries:
- a CDS encoding M20 aminoacylase family protein, protein MTIHIGVPSTIRTTIGAFSGDFVALRREFHQAPELAFKEFATSAWIAELLESWGYRVTRDIATTGIVATLKCGTERRSIGIRADFDALPIQEATGLSYASKHPGRMHACGHDGHTAILLAAARYLAKTRRFDGTLRLFFQPAEEIGAGAKAMIADGVLERFPVDAIYALHNWPSVPAGAFGFVEGPAMASVDKAIVTVKGKGGHGAASHETVDPIVAAAHVVTALQTIVSRNVDPLDMAVVTVGSIHGGTASNVIPDKVELQITTRTFRDEVRKRIESRIVEIASRQAEAFGASADVDYRRGYPTVVNHRSQTELAREVAADLFGSLRLISPFAPRTASEDFAYFLEKRPGAYLFVGNGSSAPLHSPEYDFNDDIIEVAASFWAALVERSLAPSRATDPH, encoded by the coding sequence ATGACCATTCATATCGGCGTCCCCTCGACAATTCGGACTACAATTGGCGCGTTTTCCGGCGATTTCGTCGCCTTGCGTCGCGAGTTTCACCAGGCGCCCGAGCTCGCCTTCAAGGAATTCGCGACGTCCGCATGGATCGCCGAACTCCTTGAGAGTTGGGGGTACCGCGTCACGCGAGATATCGCGACGACAGGCATAGTCGCGACCCTCAAATGCGGGACGGAGCGCAGATCGATAGGTATTCGAGCTGATTTCGATGCGCTTCCCATTCAGGAGGCCACTGGCCTCTCATACGCCAGCAAGCACCCGGGACGCATGCATGCGTGCGGGCATGATGGCCACACGGCGATCTTGCTTGCGGCCGCGCGATATCTCGCAAAGACGCGGCGTTTTGACGGAACTTTGCGTCTTTTCTTCCAACCTGCAGAGGAAATTGGCGCGGGCGCAAAGGCGATGATCGCCGACGGCGTGCTGGAGCGCTTCCCCGTCGATGCGATCTATGCGCTGCACAACTGGCCAAGTGTTCCCGCCGGCGCCTTTGGTTTCGTCGAAGGCCCCGCCATGGCCTCCGTCGACAAGGCTATCGTCACAGTCAAGGGTAAGGGCGGCCACGGCGCGGCGTCACATGAGACGGTCGATCCGATTGTCGCGGCTGCCCATGTCGTCACCGCGCTGCAAACAATCGTGTCCCGCAACGTCGACCCGCTCGATATGGCGGTCGTTACGGTGGGCTCGATTCATGGCGGAACCGCATCGAACGTCATTCCTGACAAAGTCGAGCTCCAAATCACCACGAGAACCTTCAGGGACGAGGTGAGAAAGCGGATCGAGAGCCGCATCGTCGAAATCGCCAGCCGGCAGGCTGAAGCTTTTGGCGCTTCCGCTGACGTCGATTATCGACGCGGATATCCAACCGTCGTCAACCACCGCAGCCAGACCGAACTTGCGCGAGAAGTCGCGGCCGATCTCTTCGGTTCTTTGCGGCTGATTTCGCCGTTCGCGCCGCGCACCGCCAGCGAGGATTTCGCATACTTTCTCGAGAAGCGGCCGGGCGCATATTTGTTCGTCGGGAACGGTTCGTCCGCGCCCCTGCACAGCCCTGAATACGACTTCAACGATGACATTATCGAGGTTGCCGCCTCGTTTTGGGCCGCGCTCGTCGAGCGATCGCTCGCTCCCTCCCGCGCTACAGATCCGCACTGA
- a CDS encoding LLM class flavin-dependent oxidoreductase — protein MAYTLSLLDKSPVPPDAAGEDALATSVRFAQTAEACGYRRLWLAEHHGAPGLAGSAPEVLAAYLLAQTSHIRIGTGGILLQHYSPYKVAEIFKVLSALAPGRIDLGIGKAPGGLPASARALQSKHRATDLSSFDEQLRDLDDFLSDQIPAAHPFKDVVANPQVSTKPERFLLGGSPESAALAARLGWNFVYAGHFNSDPDNIERCAGVYGEAAGRSPLLALYAFAAESTARAREAVSHVRVFRLTLPDGRSVNVGSAQQAADFAQQAGASEYSLEERNTQVVAGAPEQVRSQLHEFAHRFGIEEFVIDTPVADPEARISSIQLIAGQSQTIAA, from the coding sequence ATGGCCTACACGCTTAGTCTCCTCGACAAGAGCCCCGTTCCTCCTGACGCGGCCGGCGAGGACGCGCTCGCGACCAGCGTTCGATTCGCGCAAACAGCCGAAGCATGCGGCTATCGCCGCCTCTGGTTGGCCGAACATCATGGGGCTCCAGGTCTTGCTGGCTCTGCTCCTGAAGTCCTCGCAGCTTACCTCTTGGCGCAAACTTCTCATATCCGCATTGGAACCGGCGGAATTCTGCTGCAGCATTACAGCCCGTATAAAGTGGCCGAAATATTCAAGGTGCTATCGGCTCTCGCGCCTGGCCGCATAGATCTCGGGATCGGCAAGGCGCCCGGCGGACTGCCAGCTTCCGCGCGGGCTTTGCAGTCGAAGCACCGCGCAACTGATCTTTCCTCGTTCGACGAGCAATTGAGAGATCTCGATGATTTTCTCAGCGACCAGATACCTGCAGCTCACCCGTTCAAGGACGTAGTGGCGAACCCACAAGTGTCTACGAAGCCCGAGCGGTTCCTGCTCGGCGGCAGTCCGGAGAGCGCAGCGCTTGCGGCAAGGCTAGGCTGGAACTTTGTCTATGCCGGACACTTCAATAGCGATCCCGACAATATCGAGCGTTGCGCCGGGGTCTATGGCGAAGCCGCCGGCCGTTCACCATTGCTGGCGCTCTATGCATTCGCCGCCGAGTCCACAGCCCGCGCTCGAGAGGCGGTGTCGCATGTGCGCGTGTTCCGGCTGACACTTCCTGACGGTCGCAGCGTGAACGTCGGAAGCGCACAGCAGGCGGCGGACTTCGCTCAACAGGCTGGAGCAAGCGAATACAGCCTTGAAGAAAGAAATACGCAGGTCGTTGCGGGAGCGCCGGAACAGGTGCGGTCTCAGTTACACGAGTTCGCGCACCGCTTCGGCATTGAGGAGTTCGTGATCGACACTCCAGTGGCCGATCCTGAAGCGCGCATTTCGAGCATCCAACTTATCGCCGGACAGTCGCAGACGATTGCCGCGTAA
- a CDS encoding LLM class flavin-dependent oxidoreductase, with protein MSTRKINFGIMLQGAGSHMNSWRHPSGPADASVNFDFYVSTALKAEAAGISFGFVADGLYINDKSIPHFLNRFEPLTILSALAARTTKIGLAGTVSTSYSDPYTIARQLASLDLISGGRAGWNVVTSPLEGSAKNYSRSHPEHALRYQIADEYLAVAQGLWDSWEDDAIVRNRETGQFFDREKMHTLSHKGRFFEVEGPLNIGRSAQGQPVIFQAGSSDAGIGLAGKYADAVFTHSPSLEETRTFSRQVKTSAVAQGRSADDVKIYPGIGPIVGRTDAEADEKYRVIKDLISIEEALAYLGRFFDHHDFTQYSLDAPFPELGDLGKNSFRSTTDCIKANAKARGQTLREAALEAATPKPNFIGAGKRVADEIIRWIDAGAADGFILGFPVIAQGLDDFIALVVPELEAQGRYSRDLPGATLRDHLGLPRKASRYDAAHASQPKALAR; from the coding sequence ATGAGCACTCGGAAGATCAACTTCGGGATCATGCTGCAGGGCGCAGGCAGCCATATGAACTCCTGGCGCCATCCCAGCGGGCCCGCCGACGCTAGCGTGAATTTCGACTTCTATGTCTCGACTGCGCTCAAGGCAGAGGCGGCAGGCATCTCCTTCGGGTTCGTCGCGGACGGTCTGTATATCAATGACAAGTCGATCCCGCATTTTCTCAACCGCTTTGAGCCCTTGACGATTTTATCTGCATTGGCGGCGCGGACGACAAAGATCGGTCTCGCTGGCACGGTTTCGACCTCGTACTCCGATCCCTACACGATCGCGCGTCAGCTTGCGTCACTCGATCTCATTAGCGGAGGACGGGCTGGCTGGAACGTCGTGACGTCGCCGCTCGAAGGCTCGGCGAAAAACTACAGCCGATCCCATCCGGAACATGCTCTGCGTTACCAGATTGCCGACGAGTATCTCGCGGTCGCTCAGGGGCTGTGGGACTCCTGGGAAGACGACGCTATCGTGCGCAATCGCGAAACAGGCCAGTTCTTCGATCGCGAGAAGATGCACACTCTCAGCCATAAAGGCCGCTTCTTCGAGGTCGAAGGCCCGCTGAATATCGGCCGCTCGGCTCAGGGACAGCCGGTGATTTTCCAGGCCGGCTCGTCGGACGCCGGCATCGGACTCGCCGGCAAGTACGCCGACGCCGTCTTCACCCATTCGCCAAGCCTCGAAGAAACCCGAACCTTCTCGCGTCAGGTCAAGACAAGCGCCGTCGCGCAGGGCCGCTCCGCCGATGACGTCAAGATATATCCTGGCATCGGCCCCATCGTCGGACGAACCGACGCGGAGGCCGACGAAAAATATCGGGTGATCAAGGACCTCATCTCAATCGAGGAAGCGCTCGCCTATCTCGGCCGCTTTTTCGACCATCACGATTTCACTCAATACTCGCTCGATGCGCCATTTCCAGAGCTGGGCGATCTCGGCAAGAACAGTTTCCGCTCGACAACGGACTGCATCAAGGCGAACGCGAAAGCCAGGGGCCAGACTCTTCGCGAGGCGGCTCTGGAAGCCGCAACCCCGAAACCGAACTTTATCGGCGCGGGCAAACGCGTCGCTGACGAGATCATTCGCTGGATTGACGCCGGCGCCGCCGACGGCTTCATCCTCGGCTTTCCCGTGATCGCCCAAGGCCTCGACGACTTCATTGCTCTGGTGGTTCCCGAGCTCGAAGCTCAGGGTCGTTACAGTCGCGACCTGCCTGGCGCCACTCTGCGCGACCATCTGGGCCTCCCTCGGAAAGCCAGCCGCTACGACGCGGCACACGCAAGCCAGCCCAAGGCGTTGGCGAGATGA
- a CDS encoding ABC transporter substrate-binding protein gives MPAFFSSSLRPWLAALALATSVAASAQGDVYDLSPEQSGRPRVPAAPAAIAAVPEGYRFVKPGELTIAIAPSTPPLSTYATDAKTVVGADVDIAQLVADSLGLQLRIVPVAWADWPLGLSSGKYDAVISNVGVTEQRKEKFDFSTYREGLHGFFVALDSPVQSIKEPKDAAGLRIIVGSGTNQERILLEWSKQNVATGLKPLDLQYYDDEPARLLALRSRRADVIVQPHAQLLFIESRDRNVRRVGVLSAGWPLKSDVAIATRKDSGLAPALTLAINELIKTGKYREALARWRLEDEALERSETNPPGLPKF, from the coding sequence ATGCCCGCGTTCTTTTCCTCATCTCTCCGGCCTTGGCTCGCTGCGCTTGCGCTCGCGACAAGTGTTGCGGCAAGCGCTCAAGGCGACGTCTATGATCTCAGTCCGGAGCAGTCCGGACGGCCGCGAGTTCCAGCAGCTCCCGCAGCGATAGCCGCCGTCCCCGAAGGCTATCGTTTTGTCAAGCCGGGGGAGCTGACAATTGCGATCGCCCCCTCCACCCCGCCGCTCTCAACCTATGCGACCGACGCCAAGACGGTGGTCGGCGCGGACGTAGACATTGCTCAGCTTGTCGCGGACAGTCTGGGCCTCCAGTTGAGGATCGTTCCGGTCGCCTGGGCCGATTGGCCTCTGGGTTTATCCTCAGGCAAGTATGATGCGGTCATATCGAACGTAGGCGTGACCGAGCAGCGCAAGGAGAAATTCGATTTCTCCACCTATCGCGAAGGGCTGCACGGGTTCTTTGTGGCGCTGGACAGTCCGGTACAGTCGATCAAGGAGCCGAAAGACGCCGCGGGCCTCCGCATCATTGTGGGTTCAGGCACAAACCAAGAGCGCATCCTGCTGGAATGGAGCAAGCAGAATGTCGCCACGGGCCTGAAACCTCTCGATCTGCAATATTACGACGACGAACCGGCGCGGCTTCTGGCGCTGCGGTCGCGGCGCGCCGACGTCATCGTGCAACCTCACGCGCAGCTTCTCTTTATCGAGTCGCGAGACCGCAATGTCCGCCGCGTTGGCGTTCTCAGCGCAGGCTGGCCACTCAAATCGGATGTCGCGATCGCGACCCGAAAGGACAGTGGACTGGCGCCGGCTTTGACGCTCGCCATCAATGAACTGATCAAGACGGGCAAATATCGCGAAGCCCTCGCCCGCTGGAGGCTGGAAGATGAGGCGTTGGAACGGTCCGAGACCAATCCGCCCGGTCTTCCCAAATTTTGA
- a CDS encoding amino acid ABC transporter permease/ATP-binding protein, translated as MTYVQDASQFKEAFPASSGDTSVASYRIVRARYPARALGTALAAIVIAAVATSIVSNPRWGWDVFAEWFFSEPVLLGLWRTLLLTVLGATCGFAFGAALALARVSGSPLLAALSWAFTWLFRSIPLIVLLLILNNIGYLYETVTVGVPFTNFSFFSYQTTQLISPFAAAIIGLTLNQAAFTSEIIRGGILSVDQGQLEAAAALGLPKSRQASRIILPQAMRSIIPPAFNDIIGLAKGTSNVYILALPELFYTIQVIYRRNLEVIPLLMVATAWYLIILSALSAVQFFIERHYSRGAVRNPPPPALRAILNWVGVDVRTDSGAISAADAIAAPIAPSAGASLRESASLGGAVTIQSVSKHFGALKALDRVSLSLPAGSVTAILGQSGSGKSTLLRAINHLEPVDEGLIAVDGQFIGYRQDGSVLYELKERDILKSRVDVGMVFQNFNLFPHLTVLENIVEAPITVRGVARADAEAQARNLLDRVGLSEKANAFPRQLSGGQQQRVAIARALAMRPKVLLFDEPTSALDPELVNEVLDVIKELARSGVTLIIVTHEIGFAREVADHIVFMDQGRVVEQGPPTTVLNAASHPRTREFLSKVL; from the coding sequence ATGACGTACGTCCAGGACGCCTCGCAGTTTAAGGAGGCGTTTCCAGCTTCATCGGGCGACACGTCTGTCGCAAGCTACCGCATCGTGCGCGCGCGTTATCCAGCGCGCGCCCTCGGAACAGCACTCGCCGCAATCGTCATCGCCGCTGTAGCAACGTCGATCGTCAGCAATCCGCGGTGGGGATGGGATGTCTTTGCGGAGTGGTTTTTCTCTGAGCCTGTACTCCTAGGTCTCTGGCGCACGCTCCTCCTCACCGTTCTCGGCGCGACCTGCGGCTTTGCGTTCGGAGCCGCTCTCGCCTTGGCGCGCGTCTCCGGCTCTCCCCTTCTCGCCGCTCTCTCCTGGGCCTTCACCTGGCTATTCCGATCGATCCCTCTAATCGTGTTGCTGCTGATTCTCAACAACATCGGCTATCTCTACGAGACAGTCACCGTCGGCGTACCCTTCACCAATTTCTCCTTCTTCTCCTATCAAACAACCCAATTGATCAGTCCGTTTGCCGCGGCGATCATTGGCCTGACGCTGAACCAGGCGGCATTCACATCTGAAATTATTCGCGGCGGCATTTTGTCTGTCGATCAGGGGCAACTTGAAGCCGCAGCAGCGCTGGGGCTGCCAAAGTCGCGCCAGGCTTCACGCATCATCCTGCCGCAGGCGATGCGTTCGATTATACCCCCTGCGTTCAATGACATCATCGGGCTCGCGAAGGGCACTTCCAACGTTTATATCCTGGCGCTGCCGGAGCTCTTTTACACCATTCAGGTGATCTATCGACGGAATCTGGAAGTGATTCCGCTGCTGATGGTGGCGACCGCCTGGTATCTTATCATCCTGTCGGCTTTATCGGCTGTTCAATTCTTCATTGAGCGCCATTATTCCCGGGGCGCGGTTCGCAATCCGCCGCCCCCCGCATTGCGGGCAATTCTCAACTGGGTGGGCGTCGACGTCCGGACGGACTCTGGAGCAATCTCTGCTGCGGATGCGATCGCCGCGCCTATCGCGCCGTCGGCCGGAGCGAGCTTGCGGGAAAGCGCTTCGCTCGGCGGTGCGGTGACGATCCAGAGCGTCTCGAAGCATTTTGGCGCCTTGAAAGCGCTTGACCGAGTGAGTCTCTCCCTCCCCGCCGGCTCCGTCACCGCAATTCTGGGACAGTCCGGGTCCGGCAAGTCCACTCTATTGCGCGCCATCAATCATCTCGAGCCGGTCGATGAAGGCCTGATCGCCGTAGACGGTCAATTCATCGGCTACCGCCAGGATGGCAGCGTGCTTTACGAATTGAAGGAGCGCGACATCCTCAAGAGCCGCGTCGATGTCGGGATGGTGTTCCAAAACTTCAATCTGTTTCCGCATCTCACGGTTCTGGAAAACATTGTCGAAGCGCCCATCACCGTGCGGGGCGTCGCGCGCGCAGACGCCGAAGCACAGGCGCGCAATCTGCTCGATCGCGTTGGCCTTTCTGAAAAGGCGAACGCATTTCCGCGCCAGCTTTCTGGCGGCCAACAGCAACGCGTCGCTATCGCTCGCGCGCTCGCAATGCGCCCGAAAGTCCTTCTGTTCGACGAACCGACCTCGGCGCTTGATCCCGAACTCGTCAACGAGGTGCTCGATGTCATCAAGGAGCTCGCGCGTTCGGGCGTGACACTCATCATTGTCACGCATGAGATCGGTTTCGCGCGAGAAGTCGCCGATCACATCGTGTTCATGGACCAAGGGCGCGTTGTCGAGCAGGGACCGCCAACCACCGTGCTCAACGCGGCTTCGCACCCGCGAACCAGAGAATTCCTGTCAAAAGTTCTCTGA
- a CDS encoding ABC transporter substrate-binding protein, which yields MTFKGFTAAVAAAAVTCALMSLAAAAEPDLSPEQKGRPRAAAVEEAVKLVAPGVKLVTPGKLTIANASTRLPFGTFATDNKTLIGSEADIAQLVADSLGLELQLVPVAWADWPLGVQSGKYDAVISNVTVTEERKERLDFSTYRNDLLGFYVKVDSPIAAIKEPKDVAGLRVIVGSGTNQERILLNWIKQNEAAGLKSSEVQYYDDDAVLYLALQSGRADAYLGPNALLSYRASLEKKTKLVGLFSGGWPLTAEIAVTTRKGAGLADAITAALNAQIKNGNYAKALERWNLHHEAISVSRTNPPGLPKS from the coding sequence ATGACGTTCAAAGGATTTACGGCGGCAGTCGCCGCTGCGGCGGTGACATGCGCGCTCATGTCGCTTGCGGCGGCGGCCGAGCCAGATCTCTCGCCTGAGCAGAAGGGCCGACCGCGCGCAGCCGCGGTCGAAGAGGCGGTAAAGCTGGTGGCGCCGGGAGTGAAGCTCGTCACGCCGGGAAAGTTGACGATCGCCAACGCTTCAACCCGCCTGCCCTTCGGAACCTTCGCGACCGATAACAAGACGTTGATCGGATCTGAAGCCGACATCGCTCAGCTCGTCGCCGATAGCCTTGGACTTGAATTGCAACTTGTCCCCGTCGCCTGGGCCGATTGGCCTCTCGGCGTCCAATCCGGCAAATACGACGCCGTTATCTCCAACGTGACTGTGACGGAGGAGCGCAAGGAACGGCTCGACTTCTCGACTTACCGGAATGACCTGCTTGGCTTCTATGTGAAGGTCGACAGCCCCATCGCCGCCATCAAGGAGCCGAAGGACGTCGCGGGACTTCGCGTCATCGTCGGCTCCGGAACAAACCAGGAGCGTATTCTACTGAACTGGATCAAACAGAACGAGGCGGCGGGATTGAAGTCGTCCGAAGTCCAGTATTATGACGATGACGCAGTGCTCTACCTCGCCTTGCAGAGCGGTCGTGCTGACGCATATCTCGGGCCCAACGCATTGCTGAGTTACCGCGCTTCTCTCGAAAAGAAGACGAAACTTGTCGGGCTTTTCTCCGGTGGTTGGCCGCTGACGGCGGAAATTGCTGTCACCACACGCAAAGGCGCCGGGCTGGCGGACGCCATCACCGCGGCGCTGAACGCCCAGATCAAGAACGGAAACTACGCGAAAGCGCTCGAGCGGTGGAATCTCCACCATGAGGCGATCTCCGTCTCACGCACGAACCCACCCGGCCTTCCGAAAAGCTGA
- a CDS encoding PhnD/SsuA/transferrin family substrate-binding protein, which translates to MLAPLLMCGFAAFAGAAWAQSPPTVRLVVADQNEQLQTLMRASGAQARLSSVVTYANFLGGPAILEAFRAGALDLATVGNTPPIQAHAAGELIPIVAARTSSEADYFFAVRPGLTVDRLEELRGKSIAYGEGTGRQPFVLNALKLAGLTRKDVRLVPLRAADFPDAIRSGQVDVAALNEPHFSRYLADFSDRGASAIPKEQNDRLPRSLTYLYASKRALDDPAKGAAIREFVSAWISASRWSNDNTDAWIDAYYVKRQNLKAVDARKIVASEGRYEFPSLASLIPKQQSLIDVIYEAGDLPKRLDARDEFDLRFDELIGKTN; encoded by the coding sequence GTGTTGGCGCCTTTGCTGATGTGCGGATTTGCAGCTTTTGCTGGAGCAGCTTGGGCGCAGAGCCCTCCGACCGTAAGACTTGTCGTCGCTGACCAGAATGAGCAGCTGCAAACACTGATGCGCGCTTCTGGCGCTCAGGCGCGACTGTCGAGCGTCGTTACTTACGCCAACTTCCTCGGTGGTCCCGCGATCCTTGAGGCCTTTCGAGCGGGCGCGCTGGATTTGGCGACCGTGGGCAACACGCCGCCAATCCAGGCTCATGCGGCCGGCGAGCTTATTCCAATTGTCGCGGCGCGAACCTCGTCCGAGGCTGACTACTTCTTCGCCGTGCGACCGGGCTTGACGGTCGACCGCCTTGAGGAGCTTCGAGGGAAGAGCATCGCTTACGGCGAGGGGACCGGCCGACAGCCTTTCGTGCTCAATGCGCTCAAACTTGCCGGCCTCACGAGAAAGGATGTGCGTCTCGTGCCGCTGCGGGCGGCCGATTTTCCGGACGCGATTCGCAGTGGTCAGGTGGATGTGGCAGCGTTGAACGAGCCGCACTTCTCCCGTTACCTCGCGGACTTCTCAGATCGTGGTGCGAGCGCGATTCCCAAGGAGCAAAACGATCGGCTCCCCAGAAGTTTGACCTATCTCTATGCGAGCAAGAGAGCTTTGGATGATCCTGCCAAGGGCGCGGCGATCCGCGAATTCGTTAGCGCCTGGATCAGCGCAAGTCGATGGTCGAACGACAATACCGATGCATGGATCGACGCCTATTACGTCAAACGCCAGAACCTGAAAGCGGTCGACGCTCGCAAGATTGTTGCATCAGAAGGACGCTATGAGTTCCCGTCACTTGCGAGTCTTATTCCAAAACAGCAGTCATTGATCGACGTGATCTACGAGGCCGGTGATCTCCCGAAGCGGCTCGATGCGCGAGACGAATTCGATCTGCGTTTCGATGAACTCATCGGAAAAACAAATTGA
- a CDS encoding GNAT family N-acetyltransferase: MSDLSFLYTNSLDPRAKPLIDDLIREYNGRYGDIPGREDASVELYRYPPAAFAAPTGAFLLVVQAGETIGGGAFMRYDDATAEMKRIWVRRDQRRQGLARKIVAELEAQALRQGYQRAFLTTGFRQPEAVGLYLGFGYSPQFDLNGDLEALRKLPFTKVLSESADQAA; this comes from the coding sequence ATGAGCGATCTTTCGTTCCTTTACACAAACTCCCTGGATCCGCGCGCCAAGCCGCTCATCGATGATCTCATTCGCGAATACAACGGGCGCTATGGTGATATCCCCGGGAGGGAGGACGCGTCAGTCGAGCTCTATCGCTATCCGCCAGCCGCATTCGCGGCTCCGACCGGCGCTTTCCTTCTTGTCGTGCAGGCCGGAGAAACTATCGGTGGTGGCGCGTTCATGCGCTATGATGACGCCACCGCCGAAATGAAGCGCATCTGGGTGCGGCGCGACCAACGCCGCCAAGGGCTCGCCAGAAAGATCGTCGCCGAACTCGAAGCGCAAGCTCTACGGCAAGGCTATCAGCGCGCTTTTCTGACGACCGGTTTCCGGCAACCTGAAGCAGTCGGGCTGTATCTCGGATTTGGCTATTCGCCTCAGTTCGATCTCAACGGCGACCTCGAGGCGTTGCGCAAGTTGCCTTTCACAAAAGTCCTGTCCGAAAGCGCCGATCAGGCTGCCTGA